A genomic region of Rheinheimera sp. MMS21-TC3 contains the following coding sequences:
- a CDS encoding LysM peptidoglycan-binding domain-containing protein — protein MFKKTSALAAIAILTGCVSQNNTDNSPPAVNTVNSITKQKPADAHLRQAASAEYIANQLWLSGMPPDPVQPDAAELEDLWQRIQFQLSFKVPQTRPIVEQRNLYTASQSFLDRISSRAQPFLYYIVQELEKRNMPLELALLPIVESAFDPFAYSHAAAAGMWQFMPATGKRFGLKQNFWYDGRRDVIASTHAALDYLTYLHDTLEGDWLNAIAAYNSGEGRILRAIKRNKSRRLPTDFWSLDLPAETTAYVPKLLALVDILQRPDEFELVWKFIPNEPQISVVEVDSQIDLTIAAQMADISVAELQALNPGFKQWATDPDGPHALVLPIGTEQQFQSQLAATPEHDWLRWQRYTVVKGDTLGKIALQHNTAISAIQRINKLNNNTIRLGQHLLIPTTAAINDNTAIVNTSYANNQPELQQKSEYIIKQGDTLWDLSREFKVSIDDIAKWNGINKNSPLQLGQTVVILQTAQAKTTSKTRTVTYKVRKGDSLARIAQRFSISVADIVKWNQINQSSYIQPGQTLKLQVEVTRV, from the coding sequence ATGTTTAAAAAAACTTCTGCATTAGCAGCTATAGCTATCCTCACAGGATGTGTTAGCCAAAATAATACTGATAATTCTCCTCCAGCTGTTAATACAGTGAATTCTATTACCAAACAAAAACCAGCTGACGCTCACCTGCGCCAGGCAGCAAGTGCCGAATACATTGCTAATCAACTGTGGCTAAGTGGTATGCCGCCTGATCCTGTCCAGCCTGATGCTGCTGAGCTAGAAGATTTATGGCAACGAATACAATTTCAATTAAGTTTTAAGGTACCACAAACTAGACCAATAGTTGAACAACGCAACCTATACACTGCTAGCCAATCTTTTCTTGATCGTATTTCTAGCCGTGCCCAGCCGTTTTTATATTATATAGTGCAAGAGCTTGAAAAACGAAATATGCCTTTAGAATTAGCCTTACTGCCTATAGTAGAAAGTGCTTTTGATCCTTTTGCATATTCACATGCTGCAGCTGCAGGTATGTGGCAATTTATGCCGGCTACCGGCAAACGTTTTGGTTTAAAACAAAACTTTTGGTATGATGGCCGACGTGATGTTATTGCATCTACCCATGCCGCTTTAGATTACTTAACCTATTTACATGACACTTTAGAAGGTGATTGGTTAAATGCCATAGCTGCTTATAATTCAGGTGAAGGCCGTATTTTACGTGCCATTAAACGTAACAAAAGTCGTCGTTTACCTACTGATTTTTGGTCACTCGACTTACCGGCAGAAACTACCGCTTATGTACCTAAACTGCTAGCTTTAGTCGACATTTTACAGCGACCAGACGAATTTGAGCTAGTGTGGAAGTTTATCCCTAATGAGCCACAAATAAGTGTAGTGGAAGTAGATAGTCAAATTGATTTAACCATAGCGGCACAAATGGCTGATATTAGTGTAGCTGAATTACAAGCATTAAACCCTGGCTTTAAGCAATGGGCAACAGATCCTGATGGCCCACATGCACTAGTTTTACCTATTGGCACTGAACAACAGTTTCAAAGCCAACTAGCTGCAACACCAGAGCATGACTGGTTACGTTGGCAGCGCTACACTGTAGTTAAAGGTGATACCTTAGGTAAAATTGCGCTACAACATAATACGGCTATATCAGCCATCCAGCGTATTAATAAATTAAATAACAACACTATCCGTTTAGGCCAACACTTGCTGATCCCAACTACGGCCGCAATTAATGACAATACAGCTATAGTTAATACTAGCTATGCAAATAATCAGCCTGAATTACAGCAAAAGTCAGAATATATCATTAAGCAAGGTGATACCTTATGGGATTTAAGTCGTGAGTTTAAAGTTAGCATTGATGATATTGCTAAGTGGAATGGCATTAATAAAAATAGCCCTCTGCAGCTAGGCCAAACAGTAGTTATTTTACAAACGGCCCAAGCTAAAACGACAAGTAAAACTCGTACTGTCACTTATAAAGTGCGTAAAGGTGATTCCTTAGCGCGTATTGCACAACGTTTTAGTATTAGTGTTGCCGATATAGTAAAGTGGAATCAAATAAATCAAAGTAGTTACATTCAACCTGGGCAAACTTTAAAGCTGCAAGTTGAAGTAACTCGTGTTTAA